The Alphaproteobacteria bacterium genome segment AGTCGGTGCACGTTCGCAGCACCCGAAACGGGTGCACGCGTCTCATCAATCCTACCCTCGCGCTCAATTCCCCCGCTTGCCGACGGGGCTTTTCCTTGTGCGCGCGACCGGACGATACATTAGACGTCAAAATTAGCGCTTTGCCTTTTCGGGAACGGTGCCGCGCATGCTGGCTACGAGAATCATATCGACACGATCCCCATCGGACGACAGCGGCAGCGCGAGCCGGGTGTATTCGTAAGGCTCGCCATCGAGTACCCCGCGAATTTCGTAGCAAATCGGGCTCCGACCCCGAACGCACTCGCTCAAATGCCGCGTGACGAGCGTGCCGAATACCATATCCGTGTAATCGAGCGTCGTAAGCCCGGTCATATCGCTAGCGCCGGGGTTGGCCATCTTTCTGCCATAGAGGCGATACCGGAAACGCGAGGGTCCCTCAACTTCGAGAAGGTGCACACGTCCCACGAGGTTGTAATGCAGTTCAGAGGGGTCGATGTCGCTCGGGGGTGGCATGGCGCGACCGCGACGCTTTTGTTGCCACTCGGTGTGGAGTATTCCCAGTGCCAACGGCAATGACTCGGTGGCGCAATCGAGCCGGTGCTCCTTCATCAGCACGAAACCCATGGCTAGCCTCTGTCCTTTCTGCCATTGCCCGCGTCGGCCAGTTGGGTCTCAGGCTAAGTCCGCAGCGCATCGGTGTCGAATCCCGCACGCCGCCGAGTGG includes the following:
- a CDS encoding PAS domain-containing protein; its protein translation is MGFVLMKEHRLDCATESLPLALGILHTEWQQKRRGRAMPPPSDIDPSELHYNLVGRVHLLEVEGPSRFRYRLYGRKMANPGASDMTGLTTLDYTDMVFGTLVTRHLSECVRGRSPICYEIRGVLDGEPYEYTRLALPLSSDGDRVDMILVASMRGTVPEKAKR